DNA sequence from the Methanococcus maripaludis genome:
GCCAGTTTCTCCGAAATCATCCATTAAAATCTGTCTTTTGTATCTTTCCAAGTTCATAGTATCACAGTTATTTAAACAACTATATGCTTTAAGTTATAATAATATTGATGGTATGATTTTGGAGTGTGGTGTAAAAATGTCTAAAATGGTTACAAAAGTTAAAACGTATTCTTGGAGCGCAGAAAAAGGGCTTTTAGAAAAAGAAGACACGATAGTAACTGAGGATTTTTATGAATTATACCTTGACGGAAAATTAATTGAAACAATGGTCGTATCTCCTGAAAATATTGAAGAATTGGGTATTGGATACACTATTTCAGAAGGATACATCGCTCCAGAAAGTTTTTCAGAAATTAAGATAGATGATAAAAAGATATATGTAAACTCAAAAGAACTGGAAAAAGTAGATACAAAAAAAGGTAACGTAAATTTAAAATTGAGTACAATTAAAAAAATCATGGAAACCATGCCTACTCTTTCAGACACCTGGAAGATAACCGGTGGAGTTCACTGGGCAGCACTCTTTGATTTTTCAGGAAACAAAATAGTTTATTTTGAAGATATCGGAAGGCACAATGCAGTAGATAAGGTAGTTGGATACGCTGTTTTAAACAATATTGATTTAAACAATTGCGTACTTGCATCGAGTGGAAGACAGCCAACAGCAATGGTTAAAAAGGTAGTAAATTCTAAAATTCCCGTAATAATTACGAAATCCCCGTCAACAGATAAGGGGGTAATTTTGGCGAAAGAAAATGATATTTTATTAATCGGTTTTGCAAGAATTGACCGATTTACCGTATATCATGGAGTAGAAAAGATAGATTTTAAATCATAATGTTTATTTTTTCTAACGTAATCTAATTAATTTAAAGATATGTGGGTTATATGGATAATAATCTTGAATTTAGACCTTGGACGCAAAATAAGCGAAATTTAAAGCATTTAAATCAGTTAAAAGAAGATATTTTAAACAATTTTGAAGATTTGAATTTAAAAGATGAAAAAATAATTGTAATGCTCAGTGGTGGAAAAGATAGTGCCGTTTCACTTGCAATTGCAAAGGAACTTGGATTAAACGTTCATTTGTGTGTTCATTTTGTCCACAAATGGAGTTGGGATATTTCAACAAACGAAGCAAAAAAATTAGCAGATCGATTTAATGTACCGATAATATTTCCAGATATTACTGAAGAACTGGCCAAAAAAACACAGGGTGCCAAAGGAAAAAGCATCTGCCGAATTTGTAAAACTATAATGAAAGCTCGAATGATAGATATTGCGAAAGTCGAGAATGCAAAAATAATAATGACTGGGGAAACTGCACTTGAAAAAATTGCAGGCCCTGTTTTTCAATATATCCGTGAAAATAATGCAAATGTTAAAAGAAAAGATGAATTTGAACTCTACAAAAAAATGGAGATTACAAAGGTTCCAAAAAGATACAAAATTCATTTTTTTAGGCCTTTAATTCGTGTTGGACATTTTGATGTATTTAATCTTCAAAAACACTACAAGATAGATATAAAACGTGTAAGCGAAGCCGGAAATAAAATCGGATACTGGAGAGAGGGGTGCTGTCTTCAGTACTGTACTCCAACTTGCGAACTGACAACTGAATTATTTGATGATTTATATAAAATAAATAAAAAAGCAACAGAAATTGCGCGAGATTGTGGATTTAGGGCATCAATTACCCTTCCAGCAAAAGAAATAACTGTAATTCCAGAAGAAGAAAAAAACTTTAAAAAGATCGAAGAACTTTTAAAAGAGATTTAATTTTAAATTTTATTTTTAATTTATTTTCTAAGTGTTGCAATAAGTCTTTTTTCATTTAAAAGCAGATTTATCGCATCTTTTATATTGTTAATCACGATATCTGACTTTAAAAGTGCATTTGTTGATGCCCCTTCTTCCCCGATTATTAATATTCCAAGTTCACTTTTTTCAAGCATCATGCAGTCGTTATTTCCATTTCCAATTCCAATATATGGAGAATATTTTTCAGCAGCATTTACTTTTTCTATTTCGTTTTTAATCCTGTCAACTGCAATTGGAAGACCTTTGAATTCTTTTTCCAACGTTCCGTAAGTGTCTGCCGTAAGTACAACGAGTTTGTAAGTTTTTCCAAGTTCTTTTAAAAGTTCTTTTATTTTCTCACTTACAAGCCCATCGACTGCCAAAGTCCCGTTTAAATCAAACACAACTGTTTTAGAAGTTATTTTTCCGTAATTTGGAATATCAATAATAATACCACCCTAAAAAGAAGAAAATTAATTATTTAGCCAATTTTACGTATTCATTAAATGCTTCTCGAGTAGTTCCAACAACAACTCGTTTGTAAGTTTCTTTTCCATAAACTTCTTCTAGTTTTCCGCGAACAATAATTTCTTCGCCATTATATGTGGATCCAGCATAAGTGTGGGTAAATGATACCACTTCTTCAATTTCAGATGCTAAAACTTCTGCATTATTTTCATTGTTTAAAATTTCGACATTTTCAACTTTGTACACGGCAGGATTATCAAAAACAAAGGTATCGTCTTTAACTTTTGCTTTAATCTGGATAAATCCTAAATTTTTGTATTTTTTATCCCCATAGTTTTCAGTTATTTCATCCCATTCTCTTGTTGCAAGTAAATCAAACATTACGCCATCAACAACGCCCCTGTTCAATTTTCTCTTTTCATGCCAAACAAACTCATCGTAAGTTAATGTTCCATCTTTTATTCTTTTTACATATGCTTTTTTCCAGAAATCTTCAGAAAGTGGTTCTAAAACGCCATCTTTAAAAGTAACGGATAGAATTTCTCTTGCAATTTTGTGTTTTTCCATCCCATAAATTACAAAATCAATGTCTGAATTTTCATTGTTTAGTTTTAAAACGGTTGAACCTGAAACTCCCATATTTTTATATTCAAGCCCGTAATCATGAAGCGTATCTGCTAATTTTGCACATTTTATTTCAGCTTCAGTATTTTGTTCATTTAAAACTTCTTCTAATCTTTTTTGGGGGCTCAGAATTTCTTTAATGTTATTTTTAGGAATTGCATGCAAAAGCACGTCGTTTATTTCATCATAAAATAAATATTCTGGGTAGTATTCTTTTAAAATTGCGTAAGCTTTGCTACTATCTGCCACTTTTATGAATCTTTCCCCATTAAGTATTCTTATGTCGTTTTCATCAAGATCATAGTCTTTTAAAAGATGATTTCCAATTTTATCGATATTTATGTATCTTAAAAAAGAAATAACTGAATTTTCTGGATGATAATAAGTATTTACTGCAAAATAACCTTCATTAGTTTTTACAAAATCCCTGATACGAGTATCCATAATTTCACTTCTTAAAAATTAAAAGAATATGAGTTTATCATATATTTTATGGTACATATAATTCAATTTAAATTATCCCTGTTTTAACCCAACTGCGGCCCCTGCTGCAAATCCTCCACCTAAAGATACAGAATGAATTAATCCAACAGCTAAACTTCCATAAGACATCACTGCACCTTCTACATTTCCAACAAGACCAAATAATGCATCTACATTTATTGAAATAACCCCTAAATTACTCAGGTAAATTAAACTGAATACATAAAGGCCCATTAACGCAATAACCACTTTTAGGGCTATTTTAATTCCCCAGCCAACAATAAATCCAGTTATAAATCCGGTTCCAAGGTCCGGAACAAATTGCAGTATGTCCATGATTTATACCCTTTTTACGCTTTTATATTGATATTATTTATTCGTTAAACATTTTTTATATCTTTTTATTTGGGTTTTAAAAATTAAACGTTTTTTAAGACGCGGAAGTAATATTCATTTTAAATAAGCTGTTATTAATGTCACCAACAGGAATTCCATTTTCTAACACGTAAGTTCCAAGTAACAAGTCGTCATTTTCAATAATTGTTCGATTTATAATATTTTTACCTGCAATATCATCAATATTTTCCATGAAATATCTATTTTCGTTTAAATTTTCTGTAATTAGTTCAGCGTAATTATATTCTTCGCCAATTTCTATGAATATCCCATAATTTTTGTTATAGACAATAACGTCGTTATAATTAAGGGGTTTATTGTATTTAAGATCTGGTTTTTGAACGTAATCTGAATTTAAAAATATCATTCCATTTTTCGTTTGTATATTTTCATCTGCAAAAAGGCTTCCAAATCTCCATAAAGGGGTTTTTACAGCTATTTTTGAATAGTTATTCTTATCAATGTACGCCCCATCAAATATTATAAAGAAATAGTCTGGAGTTTGATGTTCTGAAGTTTTATTTGTAACTAATTTTAGCATATCTTTATTTAAGTAGATAAATTCTGGATAAGGGCTATTTTCAACGATTTCAACAGAGCTGTAGTCGTTTCCGATACATCCTGAAAATGAGGTTAATAGTAATAATCCAAAGACTGAAAGTAAACTGGCTACTTTTTTCAAAAGTATCTCCTCTTTAGTTTATAATGCAGACCAAAAGGTAAGAATAATCATTTTCCATTAAATTTGATATTTTATCCGTAATTATTCTTTCGTTTGAATATGAAAGATTTTCAAGAACGGTTATTTCTTTTTCGTCCGAAATTCCATTTTCAATCAAGAATTTAAGGTCATTTTTTAAATTATTCGGTAAAAAAATCACTTTTTCATCATTTTTCACATAATCTAACAGCTTTTTTAAATTTTCTTCTTTTCCATGTATTGTTAAAATGTTATAATCTTCCCAAGATATTTTGGCTTTTGCAGCTGCCATTTGAATTGACGAAATTCCAGGGATCACTTCAAAATCTTCTTTTTTAATAAAATCAAATGAAGATATAGTTTTTAAAAGACCGCTGAAACACGGGTCCCCCGTTGAGAGTATCGAAACCTTTTCTTTAGGATTTGAATTTTTATAGTTTTTTAAAAATTCATAAAGTTCGTTTTTAAGATTTACCGTAAGTTCTATTTTTTTTCCGTTAGTTTCAAAGATTTCAAGGGACCTTTTACTTCCCAAAACAAAATCCGAAGTTTTAACTGTATCAACTGCTTTTTCTGTAACATAATCCCTGCTTCCAGGCCCAATTCCAACGATATAAATCACTGTATCCCATTTATAATTTTTTTTGAAGAAAATTTAGCGAAACTATATTTAAAATGATATTTAATATAAGATTTAAAAACTATTAATCTTTCGAAAAAATTTTTCAGGAATATCATGGATTTTGAAAAGTACGATGTGGTAATTGTCGGTGGCGGGCCTTGTGGATTTATTACTGGAGAGAATATTAAAAATAAAAATGTTCTCGTTTTAGAGGAGCATCAGGAAATTGGGGTTCCATTTCAGTGTGCAGGGCTTTTAAGTAAAAAATGTATAAATGAACTGGGAAATCCTAAAGGTTCAGTAAATAAAGTTAGGGGGGCGCATATTTATTCAAAAAACAGTTCTATTACGGTTGGAAATGAAGAAATCAGGGCAGAAGTTTTTGAAAGAAAGGTAATGGATAAAGATATTGCCGTCAGGGCTTCTAAAAATGTGGATATTTTATTAAAATCGTACGGAAAAATTAAAAATTCAAACAATTTATCCAATCGCGATAAATGTATGCATAATTTGGAGATAATGCACATTGGGGACACTTTCGAAATATCTCCTGAAATAATTATCGGGGCTGACGGGATCAGGTCCACAATTGGAAGATCGTTGAATATGCTTGATAAAAAACGGGAAATAATTTCGGGAGTTCAGATCGAATTTGTCAATGCGAAAGTTGACGATGATTTTGTTTACGTAATTTACGATAAAAAATATTCTGAAAAATTTTTTACATGGATAATCCCCCTTGGAAACGATAGGGTAAGGGTTGGAATGTGTGATTCAAATAATTCTTACAAAAAATTAATAGATTTTATCGAAAATAATCCTGTTGCAAAAGAAATTTTAAAAAATGCAAACCCGGTTGAATTCATTTGCGGTGCAATTCCAATTGGTTATTCAAAATCTGTAAAAAATAACGTAATGCTTGTTGGTGATTCTGCAGGCCAAGTAAAGCCTTTAAGTGGCGGTGGGCTTTATTATGGTGCAAAATGTGGAAAAATCTGTTCAGATACAATAAACCAGTATTTTGAAGGAAATTATGACATTGAATTTTTGAAAAACTATGAAAAAAACTGGAAAAGTGAAATTTCATCTGAAATTGATAAAAATATTAAAATTAGAAAAATTTTAAACATGATAAATAACGATAAAATGGATAGAATTTTTGATTTTATCGATAAAAACAACCTTGTAGAATTTATAAATGAAAAAGGGGATATGGATAATCCATCAACTGTTGTCAAACCGATTTTAGATCGGGTAATCTTTGGAAAATAAATTAATTTTAAATAATTAATATTTGCCGTACCATTTAAGCTTTAATTCATCAAGAGTTCCATCATTTTCCATTTCTAAAAGTACATCATTTATCGAGTTTCTTAAGTTTGGATTGTTTTTATTAATTGGAATTGCCCAGTAGCTTACGGATAATTTTTCGTCTAAATATCTTTTTTGTACGTTACATTTAGTGGATATGTGTTCGATGTACATTTCATGCCCAATTACTGCATCAACTTCCCCATTTTCTACAGCGTAGGTTAAATTTTCCGGGGTATCGTAATATATACACTTACAGCCTACATTAGTTAAATAAGATTCAACCAGTTCTGAAGAGACACTGCCTTCAATAACGCCTAAATTTTTACCTTTTAATTCTTTAAGCATGGTTACTGAACTACTTTCTGGAACTGCAACCCTGACACTGTCATAATAATAAACTCTCGTGAAATCAATAAATTTTCTTCTTTCGTAATTTACAGTTCTTGATCCAATACAGTCGACCTCATTCTTTTCCAAAGCATCGAAAAGTTCAGATTTGGAATTGTAAATCTTAAAATTTGTATTTAATTTCATTCTTTTTGCAATTTCATTCATTAAATCAAAATCAAAACCTGCCAAATTTCCATTTTCTTCATATATTGTTGGAGGGTACTGCGCACATACTCCAACAGTTAATGTACCTCTTTTCATAGTGTTTTGACTTGAAATACAGCCGGAAATAATTGAAATCGATAATAAAAATAGCAAAATGGTAATCCCAATAGAATGTCTTTTCATAAACGGCCCCCACCTTATTTCATACATTATAGTTTTTATGAGGGGGTATTTAATATTTTTTAAATAAAAATAACTGAAAATT
Encoded proteins:
- the fdhD gene encoding formate dehydrogenase accessory sulfurtransferase FdhD is translated as MSKMVTKVKTYSWSAEKGLLEKEDTIVTEDFYELYLDGKLIETMVVSPENIEELGIGYTISEGYIAPESFSEIKIDDKKIYVNSKELEKVDTKKGNVNLKLSTIKKIMETMPTLSDTWKITGGVHWAALFDFSGNKIVYFEDIGRHNAVDKVVGYAVLNNIDLNNCVLASSGRQPTAMVKKVVNSKIPVIITKSPSTDKGVILAKENDILLIGFARIDRFTVYHGVEKIDFKS
- a CDS encoding phosphoadenosine phosphosulfate reductase domain-containing protein translates to MDNNLEFRPWTQNKRNLKHLNQLKEDILNNFEDLNLKDEKIIVMLSGGKDSAVSLAIAKELGLNVHLCVHFVHKWSWDISTNEAKKLADRFNVPIIFPDITEELAKKTQGAKGKSICRICKTIMKARMIDIAKVENAKIIMTGETALEKIAGPVFQYIRENNANVKRKDEFELYKKMEITKVPKRYKIHFFRPLIRVGHFDVFNLQKHYKIDIKRVSEAGNKIGYWREGCCLQYCTPTCELTTELFDDLYKINKKATEIARDCGFRASITLPAKEITVIPEEEKNFKKIEELLKEI
- a CDS encoding HAD family hydrolase, translating into MIDIPNYGKITSKTVVFDLNGTLAVDGLVSEKIKELLKELGKTYKLVVLTADTYGTLEKEFKGLPIAVDRIKNEIEKVNAAEKYSPYIGIGNGNNDCMMLEKSELGILIIGEEGASTNALLKSDIVINNIKDAINLLLNEKRLIATLRK
- a CDS encoding nucleotidyltransferase domain-containing protein — encoded protein: MDTRIRDFVKTNEGYFAVNTYYHPENSVISFLRYINIDKIGNHLLKDYDLDENDIRILNGERFIKVADSSKAYAILKEYYPEYLFYDEINDVLLHAIPKNNIKEILSPQKRLEEVLNEQNTEAEIKCAKLADTLHDYGLEYKNMGVSGSTVLKLNNENSDIDFVIYGMEKHKIAREILSVTFKDGVLEPLSEDFWKKAYVKRIKDGTLTYDEFVWHEKRKLNRGVVDGVMFDLLATREWDEITENYGDKKYKNLGFIQIKAKVKDDTFVFDNPAVYKVENVEILNNENNAEVLASEIEEVVSFTHTYAGSTYNGEEIIVRGKLEEVYGKETYKRVVVGTTREAFNEYVKLAK
- a CDS encoding FUN14 domain-containing protein, translated to MDILQFVPDLGTGFITGFIVGWGIKIALKVVIALMGLYVFSLIYLSNLGVISINVDALFGLVGNVEGAVMSYGSLAVGLIHSVSLGGGFAAGAAVGLKQG
- a CDS encoding cobalt-precorrin-7 (C(5))-methyltransferase, with the protein product MIYIVGIGPGSRDYVTEKAVDTVKTSDFVLGSKRSLEIFETNGKKIELTVNLKNELYEFLKNYKNSNPKEKVSILSTGDPCFSGLLKTISSFDFIKKEDFEVIPGISSIQMAAAKAKISWEDYNILTIHGKEENLKKLLDYVKNDEKVIFLPNNLKNDLKFLIENGISDEKEITVLENLSYSNERIITDKISNLMENDYSYLLVCIIN
- a CDS encoding geranylgeranyl reductase family protein → MDFEKYDVVIVGGGPCGFITGENIKNKNVLVLEEHQEIGVPFQCAGLLSKKCINELGNPKGSVNKVRGAHIYSKNSSITVGNEEIRAEVFERKVMDKDIAVRASKNVDILLKSYGKIKNSNNLSNRDKCMHNLEIMHIGDTFEISPEIIIGADGIRSTIGRSLNMLDKKREIISGVQIEFVNAKVDDDFVYVIYDKKYSEKFFTWIIPLGNDRVRVGMCDSNNSYKKLIDFIENNPVAKEILKNANPVEFICGAIPIGYSKSVKNNVMLVGDSAGQVKPLSGGGLYYGAKCGKICSDTINQYFEGNYDIEFLKNYEKNWKSEISSEIDKNIKIRKILNMINNDKMDRIFDFIDKNNLVEFINEKGDMDNPSTVVKPILDRVIFGK
- a CDS encoding ABC transporter substrate-binding protein — translated: MKRHSIGITILLFLLSISIISGCISSQNTMKRGTLTVGVCAQYPPTIYEENGNLAGFDFDLMNEIAKRMKLNTNFKIYNSKSELFDALEKNEVDCIGSRTVNYERRKFIDFTRVYYYDSVRVAVPESSSVTMLKELKGKNLGVIEGSVSSELVESYLTNVGCKCIYYDTPENLTYAVENGEVDAVIGHEMYIEHISTKCNVQKRYLDEKLSVSYWAIPINKNNPNLRNSINDVLLEMENDGTLDELKLKWYGKY